A part of Desulfotomaculum sp. genomic DNA contains:
- the glnA gene encoding type I glutamate--ammonia ligase — translation MDSVKKSDIMALAREQGVKFIRLQFTDVLGVLKNMAIPIEQFEKALEGELMFDASSIHGFVGIEESDMYLRPDPNTFAIFPWRPRDGAVARLICDVYQPDGTPFEGCPRNALRKAIARASENGYTMKVGPECEFFLFYTDDQGNPTLKTHDRAGYFDMSPADLGENARRSMVLTLEEMGFEIETSHHEVAPGQHEIDFMYSDALDAADKIVTFKFVVRTIAQRYGLHATFMPKPVFGINGSGMHMHQSIFKDGDNIFFDQGDPEGLSDSARYYVGGLLRHAKAIAAVASPTVNSYKRLVPGYEAPVYISWAQRNRSPLIRVPAKRGLSTRIEFRSPDPSCNPYLAIAACLSAGLDGIENQIQPSPQCNMNIYELTPERRRELGIDSLPASLEEALWELEKDEIIKHALGDHILTRFIDAKKKEWDSYRTQIYSWEIENYLTMF, via the coding sequence ATGGACTCTGTAAAGAAAAGTGATATCATGGCTCTGGCCAGGGAACAGGGCGTGAAATTTATCCGTCTTCAGTTTACAGACGTCTTGGGAGTTTTAAAGAATATGGCGATTCCCATTGAGCAGTTTGAGAAAGCCCTGGAAGGAGAGTTGATGTTTGACGCTTCATCAATTCACGGTTTTGTTGGTATCGAAGAATCAGATATGTACCTGCGCCCGGATCCGAACACTTTTGCCATCTTTCCGTGGAGACCCAGAGATGGCGCAGTTGCCCGGTTGATCTGCGATGTTTATCAGCCTGATGGAACTCCTTTTGAGGGCTGCCCGCGTAATGCGTTAAGAAAAGCAATCGCCAGGGCAAGTGAAAACGGCTATACGATGAAAGTCGGTCCGGAATGCGAATTTTTCCTGTTCTATACGGATGATCAGGGCAATCCCACTCTTAAGACCCATGACCGTGCCGGATATTTTGACATGAGCCCTGCGGACCTTGGTGAAAATGCCCGGCGTTCAATGGTTCTTACTCTGGAGGAAATGGGTTTTGAAATCGAGACTTCTCATCATGAAGTCGCTCCCGGGCAGCACGAGATTGACTTCATGTATTCAGATGCGCTGGATGCCGCAGATAAAATAGTAACCTTTAAATTTGTAGTGCGTACGATTGCACAGCGCTACGGCCTGCATGCCACGTTTATGCCCAAACCGGTATTCGGGATAAATGGAAGCGGGATGCATATGCACCAGTCTATCTTCAAAGACGGCGATAACATATTTTTTGACCAGGGTGACCCGGAGGGTTTAAGTGATTCTGCCCGCTATTATGTCGGAGGACTGCTGCGGCACGCGAAAGCCATTGCCGCTGTGGCAAGCCCAACGGTAAACTCATACAAGAGACTGGTTCCGGGTTACGAAGCGCCTGTCTACATCTCCTGGGCACAGCGCAACAGAAGTCCGCTGATTAGGGTGCCTGCCAAGAGGGGACTTTCAACACGTATAGAGTTCAGGAGTCCGGATCCTTCCTGCAACCCGTACCTGGCTATAGCCGCCTGCCTGTCGGCCGGCCTCGACGGTATCGAGAACCAAATTCAACCATCGCCGCAGTGCAACATGAATATTTATGAACTGACGCCGGAACGAAGGCGGGAGCTTGGTATTGACAGCCTGCCCGCAAGTCTTGAGGAAGCGCTTTGGGAACTCGAGAAAGATGAAATAATTAAGCATGCTCTGGGTGATCATATTTTGACGCGTTTTATTGATGCCAAAAAGAAAGAGTGGGATTCGTACCGCACCCAAATATACTCCTGGGAAATTGAAAACTATCTGACAATGTTTTAG